In Primulina eburnea isolate SZY01 chromosome 5, ASM2296580v1, whole genome shotgun sequence, a single window of DNA contains:
- the LOC140831408 gene encoding uncharacterized protein: MWKEIRMLRQQVGSRAPVPKRGSPFSLVILEEGIPPNFRQSNLGEYDGHTDPEEHLGRFENAALLHQYSDGVRCMVFLGTLARSAQQWFNTLQPNSIRSFENFSAAFLHRFASSKRHQKNYLSLFMMKQQESETLREFVQRFNNAALEIPAATTDIMISSFTQGLRGGEIFKSLVKKPSSSYDDLLARAEKYVNLEDVQRYRRMKNCPGGSRVEGAKKEGRKRGTGEREEDRIRSRGNSHHMFL; this comes from the coding sequence ATGTGGAAGGAGATACGGATGTTGAGGCAGCAGGTAGGAAGCCGAGCGCCGGTACCCAAGAGAGGAAGTCCTTTTTCATTGGTCATCTTGGAAGAAGGAATTCCTCCGAATTTCCGACAGTCAAATCTAGGAGAATATGACGGACATACGGACCCCGAAGAACACTTGGGGAGATTTGAGAATGCGGCTCTGTTGCACCAATATTCAGATGGAGTCAGGTGCATGGTGTTTCTGGGCACGTTGGCGAGGTCAGCACAGCAGTGGTTTAACACCTTGCAGCCCAACTCCATTCGTTCTTTTGAGAACTTCTCAGCTGCCTTCTTGCACCGATTCGCTAGCAGCAAGAggcaccagaaaaattatttgagccTATTCATGATGAAACAACAGGAGTCCGAGACTTTACGAGAATTTGTCCAGCGTTTTAACAATGCAGCGCTGGAGATACCAGCCGCTACCACGGACATCATGATAAGTTCCTTCACCCAAGGCCTGAGAGGAGGGGAGATTTTTAAATCACTGGTCAAGAAACCTTCGTCGAGCTATGATGACTTGTTGGCTCGAGCTGAGAAGTATGTAAACTTGGAAGATGTCCAACGGTACAGAAGGATGAAGAACTGTCCCGGAGGAAGTAGAGTTGAGGGAGCGAAGAAAGAAGGAAGGAAGAGGGGTACGGGGGAAAGAGAGGAGGACAGAATTAGAAGTAGAGGCAATTCTCATCACATGTTCCTCTGA
- the LOC140831409 gene encoding uncharacterized protein has protein sequence MSDLINSNGLGASGFAINLDEDNLSGGSSQRPNGIKKAKAKRKATEEQLKDIFTMAKCIEKIVAVMENAEVHRQQLVDIEKQRNAIMAFKEENKILRMNPMCVDESVCAYLIKEQKKIWQKRMETGDCSDRTSTPFLEFLGGTSPSESDLPPY, from the exons ATGAGCGATCTCATTAACTCAAATGGGTTGgg GGCATCTGGGTTTGCTATCAACTTGGATGAAGATAATCTGTCAGGAGGAAGTTCTCAACGTCCAAATGGCATAAAAAAGGCCAAAGCCAAAAGAAAAGCTACTGAAGAACAATTGAAGGACATCTTCACCATGGCCAAATGTATTGAGAAAATAGTGGCTGTGATGGAGAATGCTGAGGTACATCGACAACAACTCGTtgatattgagaaacaaaggaATGCGATAATGGCTTTTAAggaagaaaataaaatactaaGGATGAACCCTATGTGCGTTGATGAATCAGTCTGTGCATACTTGAtaaaagaacaaaaaaaaatttggcagAAAAGAATGGAGACAGGGGATTGCTCTGACCGGACTTCTACACCGTTTTTGGAGTTCCTCGGAGGAACTTCACCATCCGAGTCCGACCTTCCACCATACTAA